A single Acidaminococcus sp. DNA region contains:
- a CDS encoding PLP-dependent aminotransferase family protein, which translates to MEYRLANRMKGMQASAVREILKVTQRPEVISFAGGLPAPELFPVDEIAKVSQEVCAKEGRKVLQYSTTEGRPTLRQKIADRMNRIYKSSLTKDNILITTGSQQNLDMAGKVFLNPGDYVLMEAPTYLAAINAFKAYECQFKEVPTDDKGMIPEELDKILASTPNAKLIYVITDFQNPTGICWSLERRKQFMEVVKKYDVAVLEDNPYGELRYEGTTLPSLLSMDKRGQVMGMGTFSKTFCPGLRVGWLSADPKIMTEFVKVKQSADLHSSAFDQAIIDYYMDEFSLDDHVKQINDLYRHRRDVIIKAMEKEFTDGTTWTHPEGGLFLWLTFPKGVSARKVFDKCIEQNVAGVLGEFFYPTQKTDSHMRINFSNMPDDRIEEGIRRMGKALREVAAGK; encoded by the coding sequence ATGGAGTATCGTTTAGCCAATCGAATGAAAGGTATGCAGGCTTCTGCCGTAAGAGAAATTCTTAAAGTTACTCAACGTCCGGAAGTCATTTCTTTTGCCGGCGGTCTGCCTGCCCCTGAACTTTTCCCTGTAGATGAAATTGCCAAAGTCAGTCAGGAAGTCTGCGCTAAAGAAGGCCGCAAAGTCCTGCAGTATTCCACGACTGAAGGCCGTCCCACCCTGCGCCAGAAGATTGCTGACCGCATGAACCGCATTTATAAATCTTCCCTGACCAAGGACAACATTCTGATTACCACCGGTTCCCAGCAGAACCTTGATATGGCCGGTAAAGTTTTTCTGAACCCGGGCGATTACGTCCTGATGGAAGCTCCGACCTATCTGGCTGCTATCAACGCTTTCAAAGCTTATGAATGCCAGTTCAAGGAAGTACCGACCGATGATAAAGGCATGATTCCGGAAGAACTCGATAAGATTCTGGCTTCCACGCCGAATGCAAAACTGATTTACGTCATCACCGACTTCCAGAACCCGACCGGTATCTGCTGGAGCCTGGAACGCCGTAAACAGTTCATGGAAGTTGTAAAGAAATATGACGTAGCTGTACTGGAAGATAACCCTTACGGTGAACTGCGTTATGAAGGCACTACGCTGCCGTCCCTGCTCAGCATGGATAAGCGCGGTCAGGTCATGGGCATGGGCACTTTCTCCAAGACCTTCTGCCCTGGACTGCGTGTTGGCTGGCTGTCTGCCGATCCGAAGATCATGACCGAATTTGTCAAAGTAAAACAAAGTGCTGACCTGCACTCCTCTGCTTTTGACCAGGCCATCATTGATTATTACATGGATGAATTCAGCCTGGATGACCATGTAAAGCAAATCAACGACCTGTACAGACATCGCCGTGATGTCATCATCAAGGCTATGGAAAAAGAATTCACTGACGGCACCACCTGGACCCATCCTGAAGGCGGCCTGTTCCTGTGGCTGACCTTCCCGAAAGGTGTAAGTGCACGCAAGGTATTCGATAAGTGCATCGAACAGAACGTTGCCGGTGTACTGGGCGAATTCTTCTATCCGACCCAGAAGACCGACTCTCATATGAGAATCAACTTCTCCAACATGCCGGATGACCGCATCGAAGAAGGTATCCGCCGCATGGGCAAGGCTCTGAGAGAAGTTGCCGCAGGTAAGTAA
- the polA gene encoding DNA polymerase I, whose product MREKFLIIDGSSLIHRAFFALPSFTNHKGINTGAVYGLCNMLLKLLTEEQPAYMVVAFDKSRKSFRTEKFADYKGQRSETPPELKEQFPLAIDLLSAMGITTLELDNYEADDIIGTLSQAAPETTDVIIVTGDRDEFQLIKDNVHVYFTKKGITQIADYDEKAFGEEYSGLVPKQIIDLKGLMGDTSDNIPGVPGVGPKTAMKLILQYQSVENVLDHIDEVKGKSLKEKLTANKDKALLSKDLATICLTAPVDTTLDNYRLKGMSDRGRQLMDDLEFKNMWKRFVPVLGMESGSDNDDPMSLFAEPAVKPELKKVIISDTREAEHLAEQLAAAKEPVALTYKVEGPLPVMKLSELDIVWDHQCYECHPELAGKEALLGFLENAAIPKAIADPKELYKYMMGQKRELRGVQEDPALAAYLYDPGSTHYDLKTISETYLQPSNGGNAQDVKELVPVLTERLEERKLTKLYREIELPLTEVLAEMEFTGITVDKDMLEEVTKSMSAAVSEIEAEAKELAGEDINLNSPKQLSDLLYGKLGLPIPRDAKKTKSGGYSTNVSALEQLRETHPIVEAILEYRQLSKLLSTYLVALHPLINPVTGRIHTHFNQMATVTGRLSSTDPNLQNIPTRTKVGRQMRKMFVPGEGYDMLMSCDYSQVELRVMASVSQDEVLIDAFKHGQDIHARTASEIFGVPLENVTPAMRRKAKTVNFGIIYGISDYGLGSRLGVSRDEAKLYINSYFARYTGVKAYMKREIEKAQKQGYVETLFGRRRYLPDINSANHNLHNFAERTAINTPIQGTAADIIKIAMLHVRDELKAAGVKSRVLLQIHDELVLEVPAEEQEKVSAIVKGAMENAVKLSVPLVADIAVGKTWAEAK is encoded by the coding sequence ATGAGAGAAAAATTCTTGATCATTGACGGCAGCAGCCTGATTCACCGGGCGTTTTTTGCGCTGCCTTCATTTACCAATCATAAAGGAATTAACACAGGCGCCGTTTATGGCTTGTGCAATATGCTTCTTAAGTTACTAACCGAAGAGCAGCCTGCATATATGGTTGTTGCTTTTGATAAATCGAGAAAGAGCTTCCGCACGGAAAAATTCGCGGATTACAAAGGGCAGCGGAGTGAAACGCCGCCCGAATTGAAGGAACAATTTCCTCTTGCCATTGACCTGCTCTCGGCAATGGGAATTACCACGCTGGAGCTGGACAATTACGAAGCCGATGATATCATCGGAACCCTGTCGCAGGCAGCTCCGGAAACGACAGACGTCATTATCGTGACCGGTGACCGCGATGAATTCCAGCTGATTAAGGATAATGTTCACGTCTACTTCACCAAAAAGGGGATTACCCAGATTGCTGACTATGACGAAAAGGCTTTTGGCGAGGAATACAGCGGCCTTGTTCCCAAACAGATTATTGACTTGAAGGGGCTCATGGGGGATACGAGTGATAATATTCCCGGCGTGCCCGGCGTAGGCCCTAAAACGGCAATGAAGCTGATTCTTCAGTATCAAAGCGTGGAGAATGTGCTGGATCATATTGATGAAGTCAAGGGAAAAAGCCTTAAGGAAAAACTGACTGCCAATAAAGATAAGGCACTTCTTTCCAAGGATCTGGCCACAATCTGCCTCACAGCACCGGTAGACACGACGCTCGATAACTATCGCCTCAAAGGTATGAGTGACCGGGGGCGGCAGCTGATGGATGACCTGGAATTCAAGAATATGTGGAAACGTTTCGTGCCCGTCCTGGGAATGGAATCGGGCTCGGATAATGATGATCCCATGAGTCTTTTTGCAGAACCTGCCGTGAAACCGGAACTGAAAAAAGTGATCATCAGCGACACGCGTGAGGCGGAGCATCTGGCGGAGCAGCTTGCCGCTGCAAAGGAACCTGTGGCACTGACCTACAAAGTTGAGGGCCCCCTGCCTGTGATGAAGCTCTCCGAACTCGATATTGTATGGGATCATCAATGCTATGAATGCCATCCCGAGCTGGCCGGCAAGGAGGCACTGCTCGGCTTCCTTGAAAACGCCGCAATTCCGAAGGCCATTGCCGACCCGAAGGAACTTTACAAATATATGATGGGCCAGAAGCGCGAACTTCGCGGGGTTCAGGAAGACCCTGCCCTGGCCGCGTATCTCTATGACCCCGGCTCTACTCATTATGACCTCAAAACTATCAGCGAAACGTACCTTCAGCCCTCTAATGGCGGCAATGCCCAGGATGTGAAGGAACTTGTTCCGGTACTGACTGAAAGACTGGAAGAACGGAAACTGACGAAACTCTACCGTGAGATTGAGCTGCCGCTGACGGAAGTCCTGGCAGAAATGGAATTTACGGGGATTACTGTCGATAAGGACATGCTTGAAGAAGTCACAAAGAGCATGAGCGCTGCCGTGAGCGAGATTGAGGCCGAGGCCAAAGAGCTCGCAGGCGAGGACATCAACCTCAATTCTCCTAAACAGCTCAGCGACCTTCTTTATGGAAAATTGGGGCTTCCTATCCCTAGAGATGCGAAAAAGACGAAGAGTGGCGGATATTCGACTAATGTATCCGCGTTAGAACAGCTCAGGGAAACACATCCCATTGTTGAAGCAATTCTTGAATACCGGCAGCTTTCCAAGCTGCTTTCAACGTACCTTGTTGCCCTGCATCCTCTGATTAATCCCGTTACGGGGCGGATTCATACCCATTTCAATCAGATGGCTACAGTGACAGGGCGGCTTTCCAGTACGGACCCGAACCTGCAGAACATTCCGACGCGGACGAAAGTCGGCCGGCAGATGCGCAAAATGTTTGTGCCGGGAGAAGGCTATGATATGCTGATGTCCTGCGACTATTCCCAGGTGGAACTGCGCGTGATGGCAAGTGTGTCCCAGGATGAAGTTCTTATCGACGCCTTTAAGCATGGACAGGATATTCACGCCCGCACGGCTTCGGAAATTTTTGGTGTGCCTCTTGAAAATGTGACGCCTGCAATGAGAAGAAAAGCAAAGACCGTCAACTTTGGTATCATTTATGGTATCAGCGATTATGGGCTCGGCAGTCGTCTTGGCGTGTCGCGAGATGAAGCTAAACTCTACATCAACAGTTATTTTGCCCGCTACACCGGTGTGAAGGCCTATATGAAACGGGAGATAGAGAAGGCGCAGAAACAAGGTTATGTGGAGACGCTTTTTGGCAGACGTCGTTACCTGCCTGATATCAATTCCGCTAATCATAATCTGCATAATTTCGCAGAACGGACGGCTATTAACACTCCGATTCAGGGGACAGCGGCCGATATCATCAAGATTGCCATGCTCCATGTCCGCGATGAACTGAAGGCTGCCGGTGTGAAGAGCCGGGTGCTTCTTCAGATACACGATGAACTCGTGCTTGAAGTACCGGCGGAAGAACAAGAAAAGGTCAGCGCCATCGTAAAGGGAGCCATGGAAAATGCCGTAAAGCTTTCTGTACCGCTAGTCGCCGATATTGCCGTCGGAAAAACGTGGGCAGAAGCAAAATGA
- a CDS encoding alanine:cation symporter family protein, whose translation MESLFAWINSILKFVGPLSDFFWDVPTMVPAYKSIPILGSFSLAIIVLIGSGIYFTLRLHFIQLTHLPHAISLMVNKRKAKTGISPFAAFMLSSAMRVGPGNILGVTGAISVGGPGAIFWMWVSGFFGMATAFVEATLAQLFKEKNGNTFVGGLPFYGGAILNSTHVAGVLLSLLYIFYALGCLPAQGFNVVSSIGMMAEIATGSKIATNSAFYYVVAAIVLTFTAVMTFGGIRKVTAVTDKMVPVMAIVYVAATVVLIALNVQTVPYFFQAVFEGAFHPDAVFGGLIGIAIVQGVKRGLMSNEAGQGTITMSAASADTDHPCEQGLLSALGVFLDTHIICTMTGFIVVMAHVWTVDPAAWKAAGKLPKYIMSLSQLTPDPTMNAVINFVLTLCFCLFAYTCLVGMITFPEIASARISKSSAFITVIRILCLVVAVFGVLVNIAGYDLGNLWAFSDLANIIMCYANIPLLYLGFKYVLKAKEHFVSGSEEPFDGKLIGRELPCWPKEK comes from the coding sequence ATGGAAAGTTTATTTGCATGGATCAACTCGATCCTGAAGTTCGTAGGTCCACTCTCAGACTTCTTCTGGGACGTACCTACCATGGTGCCCGCCTATAAGTCCATTCCGATCCTGGGGAGCTTTTCCCTGGCAATTATTGTGCTTATTGGCAGCGGTATTTATTTTACCCTGCGGCTGCATTTTATCCAGCTGACGCATTTGCCGCACGCCATTTCGCTTATGGTGAACAAAAGAAAGGCAAAAACGGGGATTTCGCCTTTTGCTGCTTTCATGCTCAGCTCGGCTATGCGTGTAGGTCCCGGCAATATCCTGGGAGTAACCGGTGCTATCTCGGTAGGTGGCCCGGGTGCCATATTCTGGATGTGGGTCTCCGGCTTTTTTGGTATGGCAACGGCCTTTGTCGAAGCTACGCTGGCTCAGCTCTTTAAGGAAAAGAACGGTAATACCTTTGTCGGCGGTCTTCCTTTCTACGGGGGCGCTATCCTCAATTCCACCCACGTGGCCGGTGTCCTTCTGTCCCTGCTGTATATTTTCTATGCACTGGGGTGCCTGCCGGCACAGGGTTTCAACGTCGTTTCCTCGATTGGTATGATGGCTGAAATTGCCACCGGTTCCAAGATTGCCACTAACTCTGCTTTCTACTATGTGGTTGCTGCTATCGTTCTTACGTTTACGGCTGTCATGACATTCGGCGGTATTCGCAAGGTCACCGCTGTCACGGATAAGATGGTGCCTGTCATGGCCATTGTTTATGTGGCGGCTACGGTTGTTCTTATTGCGTTAAACGTACAGACCGTACCGTATTTCTTCCAGGCTGTATTTGAAGGTGCATTTCATCCTGACGCTGTCTTCGGCGGCCTGATCGGGATTGCTATTGTGCAGGGCGTTAAGCGCGGCCTGATGTCTAACGAAGCTGGTCAGGGCACCATTACGATGTCCGCCGCTTCTGCCGATACGGATCATCCTTGTGAACAGGGCCTGCTGTCCGCCCTCGGCGTTTTCCTGGATACGCACATCATCTGCACGATGACAGGCTTTATCGTCGTCATGGCTCACGTCTGGACGGTAGATCCGGCTGCCTGGAAAGCCGCCGGCAAATTGCCGAAATATATTATGTCGCTGTCTCAGCTGACTCCGGATCCGACTATGAACGCAGTCATCAACTTCGTGCTGACACTCTGCTTCTGCCTCTTTGCTTATACCTGCCTTGTCGGTATGATTACCTTCCCTGAAATCGCATCGGCTCGTATCAGCAAGAGTTCCGCTTTTATTACGGTTATCCGGATTCTCTGCCTCGTGGTCGCTGTCTTCGGTGTTCTCGTCAATATTGCAGGCTATGACCTCGGCAACCTGTGGGCGTTCTCCGACTTGGCCAATATTATTATGTGCTATGCCAACATTCCGCTGCTGTACCTCGGCTTCAAGTATGTACTGAAGGCGAAGGAACATTTCGTCAGCGGTTCGGAAGAACCTTTCGACGGCAAGCTGATTGGACGCGAGTTGCCGTGCTGGCCGAAGGAAAAGTAA
- a CDS encoding HIRAN domain-containing protein: MKKIYFTITATDFHLGAEVFKRRQKVYLKKDKHNEYDHEAIAVELPGLGIVGYVANSVRTVLGKSYSAGRLYDKFKKKAAGRVAYITEKGVICEFLEK; this comes from the coding sequence ATGAAAAAGATTTACTTTACCATTACTGCCACAGACTTTCACCTGGGTGCGGAGGTATTTAAACGCCGCCAGAAAGTATACTTGAAAAAAGACAAGCACAACGAATATGACCACGAGGCTATTGCCGTGGAGCTTCCGGGACTCGGAATTGTCGGATACGTCGCAAACAGTGTTCGCACTGTCCTTGGTAAAAGCTACAGCGCCGGGCGGCTTTATGACAAATTCAAAAAGAAAGCAGCGGGGCGTGTGGCCTATATTACGGAAAAAGGCGTTATCTGCGAGTTCCTGGAAAAATAA
- the coaE gene encoding dephospho-CoA kinase (Dephospho-CoA kinase (CoaE) performs the final step in coenzyme A biosynthesis.), with product MTIIGLTGGIASGKSTVSSYLRTKGIPIFDSDQACHDVVEPGTPCLNAVIQAFGPGILTPDGRMDRRQVASLVFSNPEKLDVLNHLVRTSISELRDQFLAEHGKDPVAVIDAPLLLEGGWDKYVDEVWVVYIPEEEQIRRAMARSPMTREEVITRMKHQMPLSEKKKHAQVVIDNSGTLEELYRQVDKALARLV from the coding sequence ATGACGATAATCGGATTGACGGGGGGCATTGCCTCGGGAAAAAGTACGGTGAGCAGCTACCTGCGGACGAAGGGAATCCCGATTTTTGATTCGGACCAGGCCTGCCATGATGTAGTAGAGCCCGGAACGCCCTGTCTGAACGCGGTGATACAGGCATTTGGTCCGGGTATCCTGACCCCGGACGGAAGAATGGACCGCCGCCAGGTTGCGTCTCTCGTTTTCTCCAATCCTGAAAAACTGGATGTATTGAATCATTTGGTACGCACTTCCATTTCTGAACTTCGTGACCAGTTTCTGGCAGAACATGGAAAAGATCCGGTAGCTGTCATTGACGCACCGCTTCTTCTGGAAGGCGGCTGGGACAAGTACGTGGACGAAGTATGGGTAGTCTATATCCCCGAAGAAGAACAGATTCGCCGCGCCATGGCCCGTTCCCCGATGACAAGGGAAGAAGTCATAACACGGATGAAGCACCAGATGCCGCTTTCCGAAAAGAAAAAGCATGCGCAGGTAGTGATCGATAACAGCGGTACGCTGGAGGAGCTGTATCGCCAGGTCGATAAGGCTCTGGCACGACTGGTGTAA
- a CDS encoding Zn-dependent hydrolase produces MQDAWTILRKIGTTGKNPDGSYTRRCYSPEFFAAAAIVRKEMEALKMTVSQDATGSIHGILPGTEPGLKHIVMGSHLDTVPSGGLFDGALGVSAALAALHRLQESGTRLRHPVEVYGFNGEEFNALGGLYGSRVLTGLFDPDRPGMKEALASHGHTPEEIKGCRRDFSDVKCYLEAHIEQGPELDAHHIPLGVVSGIAGVYRYRVTCMGQSNHGGTTMMPSRHDAMVGMAKLIVFGDEACRRIDDHLVFTAGTIACWPNSANVVPGKVECTFEMRHLDKAKTDALIHEIKDYASRIDRVKFEFTALEEKPGVYSSPEIMKVFEQAAEKAGIPHVVMPSGASHDAHAMARRVPMGMIFVPSKDGISHNGAEWTEPQDVKNAGIVLYEALKILDCED; encoded by the coding sequence ATGCAGGATGCCTGGACGATTCTCCGGAAAATCGGTACAACCGGGAAAAATCCGGATGGTTCTTATACTCGGCGCTGCTACAGTCCTGAATTTTTTGCCGCAGCAGCGATTGTGCGGAAGGAAATGGAAGCACTGAAAATGACGGTCAGCCAGGATGCCACAGGTTCCATTCACGGAATTTTGCCGGGAACAGAACCGGGACTGAAGCATATTGTCATGGGTTCACATCTTGATACTGTGCCTTCGGGAGGTCTGTTTGACGGTGCCCTCGGCGTATCCGCTGCTTTGGCTGCTCTGCACCGTTTGCAGGAATCCGGAACCAGGCTGCGGCACCCCGTCGAAGTCTATGGATTTAACGGAGAGGAATTCAACGCACTGGGAGGGCTCTACGGAAGTCGTGTGCTGACCGGACTGTTTGATCCGGACCGGCCGGGAATGAAAGAGGCCCTGGCCTCTCACGGTCATACGCCGGAAGAAATCAAGGGCTGCCGGAGAGATTTTTCGGATGTAAAGTGCTATCTGGAGGCTCATATCGAACAGGGACCGGAACTGGATGCTCATCATATTCCGCTGGGCGTTGTCAGCGGGATTGCCGGTGTGTATCGCTATCGCGTGACTTGTATGGGACAGAGCAATCACGGCGGGACGACCATGATGCCGAGTCGTCATGATGCCATGGTGGGCATGGCTAAACTCATTGTCTTTGGGGATGAGGCCTGCCGCCGCATAGACGACCATCTCGTTTTTACGGCCGGGACGATTGCCTGCTGGCCCAATTCAGCCAACGTAGTACCGGGTAAGGTGGAATGCACTTTTGAAATGCGTCACCTTGATAAGGCAAAGACAGACGCACTCATACACGAAATAAAGGATTATGCATCCCGCATTGACCGTGTGAAGTTTGAATTTACGGCGCTGGAGGAAAAACCAGGCGTTTACAGCAGTCCGGAGATTATGAAGGTCTTTGAACAAGCTGCCGAAAAAGCAGGGATTCCTCATGTTGTCATGCCTTCCGGTGCGAGCCATGATGCCCATGCCATGGCCCGGCGCGTGCCTATGGGCATGATCTTCGTACCGAGTAAAGACGGTATCAGTCACAATGGGGCAGAATGGACGGAACCGCAGGACGTGAAGAATGCCGGTATTGTTCTTTATGAGGCGTTGAAGATTTTGGATTGTGAGGACTAA
- a CDS encoding DUF1624 domain-containing protein: MRYALIDSLRGFSLVSMVLYHYCWDLVYLSGRYLPGYTSTPGYIWQQSICWAFIFISGFSLTLAQRGKKRTAALKKALLLTALGMMITAVTTLFMPEDPIWFGVLFFLGAATLIMPAFGNRTSLSAGTAFFLSLLLFAVSRNVPFGLLGFERLTGPVLPPSLYTHGLWGAFLGFPYKNFISADYFPLIPWIFLFSAGYFLGRALLKENELPAIFTADCPPLSVIGKHSLLIYLIHQPVLLLVVPGYSPFVS; the protein is encoded by the coding sequence ATGCGTTATGCTCTCATCGATTCCCTTCGGGGATTTTCCCTGGTATCCATGGTACTGTACCATTACTGCTGGGATCTGGTCTATCTCAGCGGCCGCTATCTGCCGGGATATACGAGTACACCGGGGTACATCTGGCAGCAGAGTATCTGCTGGGCCTTTATCTTTATCAGCGGTTTTTCCCTGACCCTCGCTCAACGTGGTAAAAAAAGAACCGCAGCCCTCAAAAAGGCGCTGCTCCTGACGGCTCTTGGTATGATGATTACTGCGGTAACAACCCTCTTCATGCCTGAAGATCCGATTTGGTTCGGCGTGCTCTTTTTTCTGGGCGCAGCGACACTCATTATGCCTGCATTCGGAAACAGGACTTCTCTCTCTGCGGGAACTGCTTTTTTCCTGTCACTGCTTTTATTTGCCGTTTCAAGAAATGTTCCCTTCGGCCTTCTGGGCTTCGAACGCCTTACCGGCCCCGTTCTGCCGCCTTCTCTTTACACGCATGGACTTTGGGGAGCCTTCCTGGGATTTCCGTATAAAAACTTTATCTCGGCCGATTACTTTCCGCTGATTCCGTGGATTTTCTTATTCTCAGCCGGTTATTTTCTGGGACGGGCGCTCCTGAAAGAAAACGAACTGCCTGCCATTTTTACTGCGGACTGTCCTCCTCTCAGTGTAATCGGGAAACACTCCCTTCTCATTTATCTTATCCATCAGCCGGTATTATTACTAGTGGTACCCGGATATTCGCCATTTGTTTCGTAA
- a CDS encoding lytic transglycosylase domain-containing protein, with protein MTKRQQKKRSGCLPFIFVLLILCVAGYLFWRTDFAQKRFVYTWPYAKEIHQYSAQYRVDPFLAVAVIKNESGFKPDAESKTGALGLMQIMPETGAWIAKSTDFPNFKAKMLNLPELNIKFGCWYLKELEEEFHSNEILMLAAYNAGRGVVKDWMEEYGWGFDFSDISQIPFDDTRNYVRKVLNDRESYERLYKNSFKNI; from the coding sequence GTGACAAAGAGACAGCAGAAAAAACGTTCTGGTTGCCTGCCCTTTATTTTCGTTTTGCTTATACTTTGTGTTGCCGGCTACTTGTTCTGGCGCACGGATTTTGCTCAGAAGCGATTTGTGTATACGTGGCCCTATGCGAAGGAAATCCATCAGTATAGTGCCCAGTATCGCGTAGATCCTTTTTTGGCGGTTGCCGTGATTAAAAACGAAAGTGGTTTTAAACCGGACGCAGAGTCCAAAACGGGGGCCTTGGGACTCATGCAGATCATGCCCGAAACAGGGGCGTGGATTGCCAAATCAACGGATTTTCCTAATTTTAAAGCGAAGATGCTGAATCTGCCGGAGCTGAATATCAAGTTTGGCTGCTGGTACCTGAAAGAGCTGGAAGAAGAGTTTCACAGCAATGAAATTCTTATGCTGGCTGCTTACAATGCCGGGCGCGGTGTTGTAAAGGATTGGATGGAAGAATATGGATGGGGATTTGACTTCAGCGATATTTCGCAGATTCCCTTTGACGATACAAGAAATTATGTCCGCAAAGTATTAAACGACAGGGAAAGTTATGAGCGGTTATATAAAAACTCTTTTAAAAATATTTAA
- a CDS encoding WYL domain-containing protein, which yields MANGVNQKLKMLYLKKIFEEETDDKHSLTLQNIIDRLNSYGVNADRKTLYQDFKELKRFGLDIIALQEGRTWTYHIGSRLFELPEVKLLVDSVQASKFINDHKSQMLISKLERLVSKKEAEQLSRQVYIFGRSKTSNKKTYYTIDRIYEALNTNRQISFHYFQWNIKKEMEKRRDGASYTVSPWCLIWDDENYYLVGYDAPVKKLKHYRVDKMLDIEVLDKQRLGREEYRKYDIPTYTQCHFGMYDGEIEDVTIEVENDLVGILIDRFGKKITLTPTDENHVATTVKVAVSPQFFGWIMALGSGVRITSPQQVVSQMRKEAERLLKQYDSSAAQKA from the coding sequence GTGGCAAACGGAGTAAACCAGAAGCTGAAAATGCTTTATCTTAAAAAGATCTTCGAAGAAGAAACGGACGACAAGCATAGCTTGACTCTGCAAAACATCATTGATCGCTTGAACAGTTATGGAGTGAATGCCGATCGTAAGACACTGTATCAGGATTTCAAGGAACTAAAGCGGTTCGGGCTTGATATCATTGCCCTCCAGGAAGGCAGGACCTGGACCTACCACATTGGTTCCCGTCTCTTCGAGCTTCCGGAGGTAAAACTTCTTGTAGACTCCGTGCAGGCTTCCAAATTTATCAACGATCATAAATCCCAGATGCTCATCAGCAAGCTCGAACGCCTCGTCAGCAAAAAAGAGGCTGAGCAGCTGTCTCGTCAGGTCTACATCTTTGGACGGAGTAAGACCAGCAACAAAAAAACCTATTACACAATCGACAGGATTTATGAAGCGCTCAATACCAATCGTCAGATTTCCTTCCATTACTTCCAGTGGAACATCAAGAAAGAAATGGAAAAGCGCAGAGATGGGGCTTCTTACACTGTCAGCCCCTGGTGCCTTATCTGGGATGATGAAAATTACTATCTCGTAGGTTACGACGCACCGGTCAAAAAACTGAAACATTATCGTGTGGACAAGATGCTGGACATCGAAGTCCTTGACAAGCAGCGTCTGGGGCGCGAGGAGTATCGCAAGTACGACATCCCTACTTATACACAATGCCACTTCGGCATGTACGACGGTGAGATTGAAGACGTAACGATTGAAGTAGAAAATGACCTGGTAGGCATCTTGATTGATCGTTTTGGCAAAAAGATTACCCTGACTCCTACCGATGAAAATCACGTGGCGACAACAGTAAAAGTGGCTGTCAGCCCTCAGTTCTTCGGGTGGATCATGGCACTGGGTTCCGGTGTCAGAATCACGTCGCCGCAGCAGGTTGTTTCTCAGATGAGAAAGGAAGCTGAACGTCTGCTGAAACAATATGATAGTTCAGCAGCTCAAAAAGCATAA
- the mutM gene encoding bifunctional DNA-formamidopyrimidine glycosylase/DNA-(apurinic or apyrimidinic site) lyase yields MPELPEVEQVRLSLERHIIGKKIEKVEIYVPKMVKHPGPEVFCQEAAGQTIVSVGRTGKYLRVNLQSGDYLLIHLRMTGALLAAAKGSEKPPYTRWGMVLSGDEDLWMSDIRKFGTVGLYHPGETPDPGYAALGPEPLSEALTADYLREKAAHKTCQLKSFILDQSVIAGLGNIYADEALFEAGLRPQKRVNRMRKKDWPVLVEAINRVIAQGLRHHGTTFRNYQDADGHMGDNLLYLNVYHRKGEPCKRCGMPLKQIKVGGRGSVFCPHCQK; encoded by the coding sequence GTGCCGGAACTTCCGGAAGTTGAACAAGTAAGGCTCTCGCTGGAGCGCCATATAATAGGAAAGAAAATTGAAAAGGTGGAAATCTACGTCCCCAAAATGGTAAAACACCCGGGGCCTGAGGTGTTTTGCCAAGAGGCAGCAGGGCAGACCATTGTGAGCGTGGGGCGTACCGGAAAGTATCTGCGCGTTAATTTGCAGTCAGGCGATTATCTTCTGATTCATCTGCGCATGACAGGAGCGCTTCTCGCCGCTGCCAAGGGCAGTGAAAAACCGCCTTATACGCGCTGGGGCATGGTTCTTTCCGGGGATGAAGACTTGTGGATGAGTGACATCCGTAAGTTTGGCACGGTAGGACTGTACCATCCCGGCGAGACCCCGGATCCTGGATATGCCGCTTTGGGACCGGAACCGCTCTCGGAAGCACTGACGGCGGATTACCTGCGGGAGAAAGCTGCTCATAAGACGTGTCAGCTGAAATCCTTTATTCTGGACCAGAGCGTCATTGCGGGACTGGGCAACATTTACGCGGACGAAGCTCTTTTTGAAGCAGGGCTGCGCCCGCAGAAGCGCGTGAACCGTATGAGAAAGAAGGATTGGCCTGTTCTGGTGGAAGCCATCAACCGTGTGATTGCCCAGGGACTTCGGCATCATGGGACAACGTTCCGTAATTATCAGGATGCGGATGGACATATGGGAGACAATCTTTTGTATCTCAATGTGTATCATCGCAAGGGCGAACCGTGTAAACGCTGCGGTATGCCTTTGAAACAAATTAAAGTCGGCGGCCGGGGCAGCGTGTTCTGCCCGCACTGCCAGAAGTAG